A genomic window from Ananas comosus cultivar F153 linkage group 22, ASM154086v1, whole genome shotgun sequence includes:
- the LOC109727015 gene encoding probable methionine--tRNA ligase encodes MRGIKSHAMVLAASNDDHTKVELVEPPASAVVGERVTFPGYSGEPDSVLNAKSKVWEKVQADLRTNADLVASYKDVPFTTSAGVCKVSSIADGEVR; translated from the exons ATGCGTGGTATTAAATCACATGCGATGGTTTTAGCTGCATCAAATGATGACCATACCAAA GTGGAGTTGGTCGAACCGCCGGCGTCGGCTGTAGTAGGGGAGCGCGTAACCTTTCCTGGATATTCGGGCGAACCGGATAGCGTGTTAAATGCGAAGAGCAAAGTATGGGAGAAGGTTCAAGCTGATCTCCGTACAAACGCTGACTTGGTTGCCTCTTACAAGGATGTGCCCTTCACCACCTCGGCCGGAGTCTGCAAGGTCTCATCCATAGCAGATGGGGAAGTGAGGTAG